Proteins encoded in a region of the Candidatus Rubidus massiliensis genome:
- a CDS encoding Protein-disulfide isomerase encodes MNFINKLIVSLSFLLIINAALSCSNLDNYTIKFGNPNAPHKITEYISFNCPHCVELFRDEFHLVKEKYIDTQKAYWTFCPIPNDLLTIRAMHCMEFLSNNERIAFLEVLLKEIDLENVELSSILMEKAMEILEKPVSKLRDKEYLSQTTAYLHAFEYVKSDNKIIAIPSINIDGNLFIKEIPEIKFIDTKIK; translated from the coding sequence ATGAATTTTATTAATAAACTTATTGTATCACTGTCATTTCTTTTAATAATTAATGCGGCGTTATCTTGTTCAAATTTGGATAATTATACTATTAAATTTGGTAATCCAAATGCTCCTCACAAAATAACAGAATACATTTCGTTCAACTGTCCTCATTGTGTCGAATTATTTAGAGATGAGTTTCACCTTGTAAAAGAAAAATATATAGATACGCAAAAAGCTTACTGGACCTTTTGTCCTATTCCAAACGATCTATTAACGATTAGAGCAATGCATTGTATGGAATTTTTAAGCAACAATGAAAGAATTGCCTTTTTAGAAGTTTTGCTAAAGGAAATAGATCTAGAAAATGTCGAATTATCTTCCATACTAATGGAAAAAGCTATGGAAATTTTGGAAAAGCCAGTCAGTAAATTAAGGGATAAAGAGTACTTAAGCCAGACTACAGCTTACTTGCATGCATTTGAATATGTAAAAAGTGACAATAAAATTATCGCCATTCCATCAATAAATATTGATGGCAATCTTTTTATTAAAGAAATACCTGAAATTAAATTTATAGATACAAAAATTAAGTGA